TCATGAATCAGAAGGTCTGTCTGCAGATTGTTGGGAGCTCCTGGGCCTTTGGGATAATAGATGGCCTGGTGCAGATGGTGGTGGTAATGACCTTCCCCTATTGTAGCTTGAGGGAGGTGGATCACTTCTTCTGTGAGATGCTCTCCTTGCTGAAGCTGGCCTGTGTGGACACATCCCTATTTGAGAAGGTAGTGTTTGTTTGCTGTGTCTTCATGCTGCTGTTTCCCTTCTCCATCATTGTAGCCTCCTATACCCGCATCCTAGGAACCGTGCTCCGTATGCACTCTGCCAAATCCCAGAAAAAGGCTCTGGCCACCTGTTCCTCCCACCTGACAGCTGTCTCCTTCTTCTATGGAGCAGCCATGTTCATCTACCTGAGGCCAAGACGATACCGGACCCCAAGCCAGGACAAGATGGTATCTATCTTCTACACAGTCCTTACTCCAATGCTCAACCCCCTCATTTATAGCTTGAGGAATC
The nucleotide sequence above comes from Arvicanthis niloticus isolate mArvNil1 chromosome 6, mArvNil1.pat.X, whole genome shotgun sequence. Encoded proteins:
- the LOC117711527 gene encoding olfactory receptor 2V2, with the protein product MAMWLNQSSTDDFILLGIFSYSPTDVLLFSVVMLVFTAALCGNVLLILLIYTDPRLHTPMYFFLSQLSLMDLMLVCTNVPKMAVNFLSGKKSISFVGCSIQIGLFVCLVGSEGLLLGLMAYDRYVAISHPLHYPVLMNQKVCLQIVGSSWAFGIIDGLVQMVVVMTFPYCSLREVDHFFCEMLSLLKLACVDTSLFEKVVFVCCVFMLLFPFSIIVASYTRILGTVLRMHSAKSQKKALATCSSHLTAVSFFYGAAMFIYLRPRRYRTPSQDKMVSIFYTVLTPMLNPLIYSLRNRDVIGALQKGLDRCRIGSQH